The Pseudanabaena galeata CCNP1313 genome includes a region encoding these proteins:
- a CDS encoding hemolysin family protein, with translation MSEIATEIIFVLLLIIANGVFSGSEIAVISARKVRLEQSANQGNAKARVALKLAQDPNDFLSTVQIGITLIGVLSGAVAGATLAARLALVLDAIPFLQSYKDGLSVGIVVGVITFLSLVIGELVPKRIALNDPEQIACTVAKPMRLLSKIASPLVYLLSISTDLLLKVLGIKASDEPSVTEEEIKMMIRQGADTGMFEESEQEMVERIFRLGDRSVKGLMTPRTEIVWLDVESPLSETLDEVINSPYSRFPVGRDSIDQCLGIVRGSSLLSACLTDQNQNNVSLESLIQPPVYVAESTRALKLLEQFKQTGVHIALVTDEYGGVEGLVTLNDLMEAIVGDLPSIENPDDPTAVQREDGSWLLDGLLSIDEFRDVLSSDNISLPEIQTDDYHTLGGFAIYSLKRIPRTGEHFEWHGLRFEVMDMDGTRVDKVLVSKVAANPSV, from the coding sequence ATGTCTGAAATTGCCACCGAGATAATTTTTGTGCTTCTACTCATTATTGCTAATGGAGTCTTTTCAGGATCGGAAATTGCCGTGATTTCGGCGCGGAAGGTGCGTTTAGAGCAGTCGGCTAACCAAGGCAACGCAAAAGCCAGAGTCGCTCTGAAGTTAGCTCAAGATCCTAATGATTTTCTCTCCACTGTGCAGATCGGCATTACTTTAATTGGTGTTTTGAGTGGGGCAGTGGCTGGGGCAACCCTCGCGGCCCGTTTAGCATTAGTCCTTGACGCAATTCCTTTTTTGCAATCTTACAAAGACGGGCTGAGCGTGGGGATCGTGGTCGGTGTGATTACATTTCTGTCTCTTGTAATCGGAGAGCTAGTCCCCAAACGGATTGCCCTGAATGATCCTGAGCAAATTGCTTGTACAGTTGCTAAGCCGATGCGGTTGTTGTCAAAGATCGCTTCGCCGCTAGTTTATTTATTGAGTATTTCTACAGATTTGCTGCTCAAAGTGTTGGGAATCAAAGCATCGGATGAGCCATCGGTTACGGAAGAAGAAATCAAGATGATGATTCGCCAAGGTGCTGATACGGGAATGTTTGAGGAGTCGGAGCAGGAAATGGTAGAACGGATCTTTCGCCTTGGCGATCGCTCTGTTAAAGGATTAATGACACCGCGTACAGAGATCGTTTGGCTAGATGTTGAGTCTCCCCTATCTGAAACCCTTGATGAAGTGATCAATAGTCCCTATTCACGGTTTCCCGTTGGTCGTGACAGCATTGATCAATGTTTGGGAATTGTGCGGGGGAGCAGTCTATTATCTGCCTGTTTAACCGATCAAAATCAAAATAACGTTTCCTTAGAATCCTTAATTCAGCCACCTGTTTATGTTGCTGAAAGTACTCGCGCTCTTAAACTTCTAGAGCAGTTTAAGCAAACTGGTGTACATATTGCCTTAGTAACCGATGAGTACGGCGGCGTTGAGGGATTAGTAACCCTAAATGACCTCATGGAAGCGATCGTCGGTGACTTGCCATCCATAGAGAATCCCGATGATCCCACTGCCGTGCAAAGGGAAGATGGTTCTTGGCTATTAGATGGATTGCTCTCGATTGATGAATTTAGGGATGTTTTATCAAGCGATAACATCTCTCTGCCTGAGATTCAAACCGATGATTACCATACCCTCGGCGGCTTTGCAATTTATTCGCTCAAGCGGATTCCGCGCACGGGTGAGCATTTTGAGTGGCATGGCTTAAGGTTTGAAGTCATGGATATGGATGGTACAAGGGTTGATAAGGTTCTAGTTTCTAAGGTTGCTGCTAATCCATCGGTATAG